The proteins below come from a single Argentina anserina chromosome 1, drPotAnse1.1, whole genome shotgun sequence genomic window:
- the LOC126799596 gene encoding DNA-directed RNA polymerase I subunit RPA12-like gives MASVTNSRDFMFCKICGTMLSMTYTPFAEPGQCPKCKFSRPIKELSRYQISYAVSKEDIQRELGISNIKEEKTELAKTDMKKCDKCGHNEHSYFSRQMRSADEGQTTFYTCTKCNNSFSEN, from the exons ATGGCTTCCGTGACAAATTCCCGCGATTTCATGTTCTGCAAAATCTGTGGGACTATGCTATCTATGACTTATACTCCTTTTGCTGAACCCGGCCAATGCCCCAAGTGCAAATTCTCGCGACCTATAAAAG AGCTCTCCAGATATCAAATATCGTACGCGGTCAGTAAAGAG GATATTCAAAGGGAGCTAGGTATATCAAATATTAAGGAGGAAAAGACTGAATTAGCAAAg ACTGACATGAAAAAATGTGATAAGTGTGGCCACAATGAGCACTCATATTTCTCTCGACAG ATGAGATCCGCTGATGAAGGGCAAACTACTTTTTACACTTGCACCAAGTGCAATAACAGTTTTAGTGAGAATTAA
- the LOC126799580 gene encoding red chlorophyll catabolite reductase, chloroplastic-like has product MSVLFPNIFQSPPPALLPSRPLSICCSASASMDPHPTKFVEFPYVSTPHKNLMVHLVSAVETRLASHLLPSTLPPDVQYYQNDTATNHAALHIRSGRPSSPIDFILGSWLHCQLPTGGALNITSFSSYLNASTDAPNFLLELIQSSPTSLVLILDLPPRKDLVLHPDYLKTFYEDTMLDAPRQKLEKLAEVKPYFSSSLYIRSVVSPTAILVRVDAVEGGLSLEEIIENHVGPVAKEVLGIWLEQCAFGNREVGEIERGELKKRDDLVKRKTIEIDLGSNFPRLFGPNAADRVLGAIREAYKV; this is encoded by the exons ATGTCAGTCCTCTTCCCCAATATATTTCAGTCTCCACCACCGGCTCTGCTGCCTTCAAGGCCACTTTCCATCTGCTGCTCAGCATCAGCATCCATGGATCCTCACCCAACAAAGTTCGTGGAGTTTCCCTACGTCTCAACCCCCCATAAGAACCTCATGGTTCATCTTGTATCCGCCGTTGAGACTCGCCTCGCCTCCCATCTCCTCCCTTCAACTCTCCCACCTGATGTACAGTACTACCAGAACGACACCGCTACTAACCATGCGGCTCTCCACATCAGATCCGGCCGCCCCTCCTCACCT ATTGATTTCATACTAGGAAGTTGGTTGCACTGTCAGCTACCAACAGGCGGAGCATTGAACATTACAAGTTTTTCATCCTATCTCAACGCATCAACAGATGCACCAAATTTCCTACTCGAGTTGATCCAGAGCAGTCCGACTTCACTAGTCCTCATCCTCGACTTGCCTCCTCGGAAAGATCTCGTTCTCCATCCCGACTACCTCAAAACGTTTTATGAGGACACAATGCTGGACGCCCCAAGGCAAAAGCTTGAGAAACTAGCTGAGGTGAAACCTTACTTTTCCTCATCGCTTTACATCCGCAGCGTTGTGTCTCCAACTGCAATTTTAGTTCGTGTCGATGCAGTGGAGGGAGGGCTGAGCTTAGAGGAAATCATAGAGAACCATGTTGGTCCGGTTGCAAAGGAAGTGTTAGGCATCTGGTTGGAACAATGTGCTTTTGGGAATAGAGAAGTAGGGGAGATTGAGAGAGGTGAACTAAAGAAGAGGGATGATTTGGTAAAAAGAAAGACTATTGAGATTGATTTGGGATCGAACTTTCCTAGATTGTTTGGACCTAATGCTGCAGATCGAGTATTAGGAGCCATTCGGGAAGCTTATAAGGTATGA